GTTCCACATCTCTTGGCGAATCGAACGCTGACCTGGACAGATTGGTCGAGGGGTGGTGCGCATCCAGCTACGTTTGGGAAGGCGGATATTACAGAGGCATTCTTCAAGAAGATGTTCGAAGGGCAACCGTGCGATTACAATAACCAGCCAACTACTGTGTGTTTTCTTTTTGCAAGAAAGTTTGCTCCCAGTGCTTTGGATCCTTTATTACAATTATCATCTAAAGTTTTTCATTTTTGACATAGTTTAGATTGTTAGATGATTAGTTCAGGTGCCTGATTTGCCCTTTCTGTGCCGGATCTGGGCAATGTACTCAAAATGAGTTAATAGGTTGATTATTTCAAATATTGATGACAGGGAATTTTGAGATGTATAGATATTTAGTTTCTATTCTTATACATCTTTATACTAATATCATGTTGCAATCTACTCGTCTTGTGGATCAGGTACATTTCAACCTAccataacttttttttaagacacaAAAATAGAATTTGGCCCTTAAACTTGAAGTCAGAGATAGTCTAAGTCAATAATTAAGGTTGAAATTGAGCCTAGAAGGACACGTGATGGTTATTTCGGAAGGAAAATCACTTAATTTCTACTAGAAAACAATAAACAGTAACAAAAAACAATGGATATAAACCAAACTGAGCCtaaattatattgatttaaagTGTAGGAACAGGAGAGAGAAGATGGTTGGACCACCTTCAATGCAGCAAAGTTGTTGAAGGTGGACCTGCAACACGTATGGTGATGCATGTAATGTTTTGTCTACGTATTCATAGCAACAACTGGTCACTTTCTATTATAGGCAAACAATCATCTGAAAAACCCATCATCCCCATTACAATATTACCTAAAGTTTCCTCCTTTTGAAGCTATTCTCAATAAATTGACACCAAAAGAATACTTGAGATTGATATCACTATCTATCTATCATCATTTAGAAGGGGACCTTTGCTGTTGCAGTGGACTATCAATGGGTGATAGACCTACCCCTGCTCTGAAACTATCTCATATCTACCTTTGAATTTTGCTTTCTAAATCCATGTCCAAAAGGAACAACCACTAACAAATAAAGCTCCATTGATATGTCCTAATTAAGTAAACAACTTGCAAAGGAGAAAAAAGgcaaaaatttgaaaacattGAAATTTAAATGCATAGCTTTCCTCAATTACACGAGTGGTAAACAGCAAACATGAATAAGAAACTGTAATTACTGCTAAAATCTTATGACAAAAGCTCTTCAGATTTTACTTCTAGGGTACCAACTGGTGTAATGAATAAGGTTTACATGAAAGAATGTGAACTCAGAAGGTTAGAAAAGCTCTTCAAAGACTAAAAGGTACATGAAATATTTTCATATTAATCAGCGTGTTCCAAATACTgagggaaaagaaaagaaaaataacttCAATAAGCTATATATACCTATGACGAATCATCAGAATGTTGACCTGTAAAAATTTTATAAGCTTTCAGATCAACAAGAAGTTTATATTGATTTGTGATGTTGGCGAAGAAGCACCTTCACAATTCGTCATGATGTATTGCCCCTGGAAGAGGAACTTGTGATTGGAATTCGAGAAGATACCTAGCAGCTAATGATGCATGAAGAGCAGCACCATAAGGAAGGGTATCCTCATTGACTTCAAATAAGGGTGAGTGAGCAAACGGAAGCTTTTTACGTGTCTCGTTTTGCATTCCAATGAAAAAAAAGTATCCAGGGATAGCCTCTTGGTAGAAGGCAAAATCCTCGGATCCCATCAATGGTTGCATGTCTTTAACTTTGTCTTTGCCAAGCATATCTACTGCAACGATTCTAAAGTAGTCGTGCAACTCTTTATTGTTTATGGCAGGAGGGAAAAAGGGTCTCTCCTTCTCAAGGAAATCAGTTATTGCTTTACACCTTTGTACAGAAGCTTGCCCTGTGACCACCTGTTGTTCAGTACGAAAAGCACTAGGTAATTAGTAACAAGATAACCGGAATGAAAGGGCAAAAATGGTGCAAGGTCGAAAGTACAATGAAGAGAATAGCATAAAAGTCATTCACAGGGAGATTTTTGAGTAGGGAAAACCAATTTATGAAAGAGAAGCAAGATTTAACAATTTTAGGCTGGATGAAAATTATTTGTTCCCGAATTAAAATACCCTATTGTATCCTCATGAAGAATATAATGCTCCAAATTCAAATAAATTGCTTGCTAGTTATTGTGAAATTCATGGTTGAACTAAAATACCTCATCGATACGCTGCCTCAGTTGCATAAAGCTTTcttttgaaaaagctcggaaggttCCACCAATTGTAACCGAATCAGGAATAACATTGAACGCACCACCGCCTTGGAATTTTGCAACTGTGACAACCTGCAAGTCATGTTTCGAATTATGTAGATATGATAATAAGAAGAATGATACATGAATAACAAAGAACCCATGATTCCAAAAGAAAATAATCTCTCCATTCTATCAAGAAACGAAGTCAATGTAGTGTTTCTTTGATGAAAAGCTGTATACATTTTTGGGTgcatatattaaattaatttaggaGAGTCTCTACATTAAAAGAGTCCTAATACCACATGAATGTTGTATGTATGTCTCAACTATTAAAAAATTACCGTGGATTTAGGAGCTGCTCAAATGCTAAATTTCATAAAGAAGATCATTCAAAGACCTTGAATTGATCATTTAGCAGAACTAACCCTGACTAGAGTAATGAAGCAAATAGGCAAACTAGGTCAAAATAAGCCGAAGATTTGTTAGTTGCTTATAGGAGGGAAACTTAAAAGTACAAGGATGAGAATAAAATGAAAGTTACCTGTGAGTCGAGTGGATCAGCTTCCCTTGAAACAAGATGTTGTAAGCTAACAATGACATTAGAAGCTGCCAAAATTGGGTCTATTGAGTGCTGAGGGATGGCAGCATGACCTCCTTTTCCACTTATAACTGCTTCAAAGAATCCACTCCCAGCCAGTAGAGGACCAGGCCTGGAAGCCACATGACCTACCGCCAAACTCGGATCAACATGCAATCCGAAGATGGCATTCACATTCTCTAATGCTCCTTCATCTATCATTTTCTGTGCTCCACCACCTCCTTCCTCAGCTGGTTGGAAAAGAAGAACAACTGTTCCCTAATAATACAACAAAAACTAATTAGCACCAAGAATGTACAAAACACAACATTGTCAATCAGTAAAGTGCATACTCTTTACAATATTTCCTTTCTAACACACGAGCAGGCATGTAAGAGATGTAAATATGTCATAGATATGACCCGAATATGACCCGAACAAACCCTCACAAATTAGTTTCGTTCGTGTCCACTTTAATTCACTCAGGGCCAAACTTCAGAGCATATTTTCAGCAAAACAATGAATAACTTAAACATTCATGATTCATGATACTTTCACCCAAATACACATTCAGGATAGTGGGTTCAAGTGATATTAAGATTGTTCCAAGATAACAATTTGTCTAGAAAGCATTAGATACTGAAAGAGAAACTAACCTTTAACTCATTCTGATGATCTTGAAGGATTTTTGCTGCTCCAAGAAGCATAGTGACATGGGCATCATGTCCACAAGCATGCATCTTTCCTGGAACTTTACTCTTGTGCTCCCACTCCACCATTTCCTGTCAAATTAAGATTCCCATTAGGTCAGAACTCAGAAAAACCAACATGATTAAGGTATTGTACTCGAAGAAATTCACCATAATTAGCAGAAATagttagaaaaacaaaaaatctaaACTAATTTCAGTCCAAACATGGTAACAATCAATTAGAACATCACCCACTAGGCATCCCCTATCAATTAGaaaataagaattcaattcaaAAGAATCCCTCAATTCGGCGGTACAATCTCTCATTGAAACATGACATCTGCTGTACAAGAATAAGAAAGCCAAACCTGTAAAGGGAGAGCATCCATGTCCGCCCTTAATGCAACAAAAGGGGGTTTACCCGTCCCAATAAAACCAAGAACACCAGTAACTGCAAACGGGTGTTTATAATGAACACCTAATTTATCCAATTCAGCTCTTATAATATTACTAGTCTCAAATTCTTCATAACCCAATTCTGGATTCTCATGTATCTTCCTCCTTACACCGACCATCCAATCAACAAGCTCTTTCCTCTTAGCGAAATCGAGAAACCTTGTTGAAATATCCTCGGATGGGTGGCCATCAGAGGTAGAGGTAGAGGTAGAAATTAAATCCAAGAAATGCaagaagaaaagcaaagaaacCCAGCTGAAAAAACTCATAATTTTGTGCAGGAAGTAAAATGAAAGAACAGAAGAAGTTGAGTTGTTGTGGTTGAAGAAGACGGGTGACGTGGTGGGCAGTAGAAAGAACTGTTTTTGTGCGTTAGTGAAGTGGTCTCCACTCCTTTCTTTCTCTTCCTCTGTCTGtgtgagtgaaagtggagatcTTTGGGGCTTTATGTAAAAGGAAAAATGGATAGGAACGGCGGCATTGATATTTTGATTCTTTAGAGCACCGTCACCCATGTGCCAATTCTAATTTCTTCACGTGTTTTATTCATTTTCTTCCCCATAGGAAGGATAGATGATCATTATAATCATAATTGATAATGCTTTTTCATCCACATCAAACCATAGTCAAACAGAAAACTAAGGTAGGACGGGGATTAGCGCTGTGCATcggtttaaaaccgaaccgaactgaacCGAATTTACCGAATACTGAAATTAAAAACCTTGTACCGAACTGAACCGGTGTATGAACATGATAacttgtggagaatttccgatcagcttccgtccctgtgggggcgtcgttgggttcgacgggggaagctccgatgccaaagtcagtataaagtatggaagagtaaactgaattgacaaagtaggatTTCTAGGATTGTGTGAATGTGTATCTTgctagcttgagatgcaagctatatatatatagtcgtgaagttgtaacctttagtaactagaaagtctccattaatgtttcattaatggcggttaccgGTTTCCTTTAGGTATGTCCGTTATcttattaatagctcattaatggcctttattgCGGAATCGGCTCCGCTGCTCAGCTGGCGGACCGAGGGGTCatggcggatctccacataGGTTTGACTGTGGATCTCACGTGGCGgagtcttggtgatccgcctgtcggatctCCTAGCTTGATACGTCATGGCATTCCGATATCAGGTGGCCGATCTAGGCGAATATCTActttgatcctttggataatatcccaatgttatcagaagcccccctaaagttcctttaaagtcctttagggcttttgagcttcttcgcgcgccgtcataaTGACTTGCATTGAtggtcactctgttcgatgccaatcgatggGTGATACGTGTTGTAGGCGCGCCGCTCGAGGAAAAAGAAAACGCCTTCTTCCTTCATCTCTTTATCTTTCCACTCCATTTGCATTCCTCTTCCATCTTCCTTCGAGTTTTTTGCCCAGAGTTTCCCGGATTTCAGAATCCTCGAAGCCTTAACTCTCATGTAAGTGAATCTTTTCATTCtatttttctgaatgtttaggagttcttcttcatcctccgagTCTAGatttgaactttttaatttgaccacttCTTCCGAAACCGTAGTTAGctggacttcttcttcttcggagAATTCTGATTCTTCCGAAGGTACTGTCAGTtgcgatttagctgagttgcgtaactcggcgcgtaatagCAATCGAACTCGTTCAGTTAGGATTCAGAACTTTCCTGTCGCCGTTACTTGTTTTTCTCCGACAATAGATTCTAGGCGGTTTTCGGGGATGGAGGCATCTTCTTCAGCTCCGTCTAGGAAAAAGGCGCCTCGTGCGGAATCCACTTCCTCCCATATGAGCGTCGCGGATCTAGCGAATCTGGCGGATCACTTTCCTTGGATAAAAGAATACGAGACTAAATTGGCGGAAgctcatcagcgacccgcctgtccgccaacTGGGTATTTGTCTGTGTACAGTTGTCACATTGAAAGagggttccggcttcctcttcctaagatgatggcggatatcttag
The window above is part of the Euphorbia lathyris chromosome 3, ddEupLath1.1, whole genome shotgun sequence genome. Proteins encoded here:
- the LOC136222987 gene encoding IAA-amino acid hydrolase ILR1-like 4 — translated: MSFFSWVSLLFFLHFLDLISTSTSTSDGHPSEDISTRFLDFAKRKELVDWMVGVRRKIHENPELGYEEFETSNIIRAELDKLGVHYKHPFAVTGVLGFIGTGKPPFVALRADMDALPLQEMVEWEHKSKVPGKMHACGHDAHVTMLLGAAKILQDHQNELKGTVVLLFQPAEEGGGGAQKMIDEGALENVNAIFGLHVDPSLAVGHVASRPGPLLAGSGFFEAVISGKGGHAAIPQHSIDPILAASNVIVSLQHLVSREADPLDSQVVTVAKFQGGGAFNVIPDSVTIGGTFRAFSKESFMQLRQRIDEVVTGQASVQRCKAITDFLEKERPFFPPAINNKELHDYFRIVAVDMLGKDKVKDMQPLMGSEDFAFYQEAIPGYFFFIGMQNETRKKLPFAHSPLFEVNEDTLPYGAALHASLAARYLLEFQSQVPLPGAIHHDEL